The Anas platyrhynchos isolate ZD024472 breed Pekin duck chromosome 31, IASCAAS_PekinDuck_T2T, whole genome shotgun sequence genome includes a window with the following:
- the LOC140000010 gene encoding olfactory receptor 14C36-like — protein MPNSSSVSEFLLLAFTDTRELQLLHFALFLGIYLAALLGNGLILTAIACDHHLHTPMYFFLLNLTLLDLGCISTTVPKAMANALWDTRTISYQGCAAQVFFFFFLVGAEYSLLTIMAYDRYVAICKPLHYGSLVGSRACAQMAEAAWGSGFLNAVLHTANTFSLPLCQGNAVDQFFCEVPHIIKFSCSDAYLREVGALVFSVSLGCGCFVFIFFSYVQILRAVLRMPSEQGRHKAFSTCLPHLAVVSLTLSTALVAYLKPPSISSSSLDMVVSFLYSVVPPALNPLIYSMRNQELKHALWKLIGYMLLLHQ, from the coding sequence atgcccaacagcagctctgtgagtgagttcctcctgctggcattcacagacacgcgcgagctgcagctcctgcacttcgcgctcttcctgggcatctacctggctgccctcctgggcaacggcctcatcctcaccgccataGCCTGCGATCACCATctgcacacccccatgtacttcttcctgctCAACCTCActctcctcgacctgggctgcatctccaccactgtccccaaagccatggccaatgccctctgggacaccaggaccatctcctatcaaggctgtgctgcacaggtcttctttttcttcttcttggttggagcagagtattcccttctcaccatcatggcctacgaccgctacgttgccatctgcaagcccctgcactacgggagcctcgtgggcagcagagcttgtgcccagatggcagaagctgcctggggcagtggctttctcaatgctgtcctgcacacggccaacacgttttccctgcccctctgccaaggcaatgctgtggaccagttcttctgtgaagtcccCCACATCATCAAgttctcctgctcagatgcctacctgagggaagttggggcacttgtgtttagtgtttctttgggctgtggttgttttgttttcatttttttctcgtATGTGCAGATCTtgagggcagtgctgaggatgccctctgagcagggccggcacaaagccttttccacatgcctccctcacctagctgtggtctctctgactctcagcactgccttggttgcctacctgaagcccccctccatctcttcctcATCCCTGGATAtggtggtgtcatttctgtactcggtggtgcctccagcactgaaccccctcatctacagcatgaggaaccaggagctcaagcacGCCTTGTGGAAACTCATTGGATACATGCTTCTTTTGCATCAATAG